The Mastacembelus armatus chromosome 13, fMasArm1.2, whole genome shotgun sequence DNA segment AACACTACCAGAGTGAGAATAAAATTGGCCTCCGTCCTCTTATTTCTGACCCAGTTCTGTTTATCATAAAACTTTATGACCAATCTCAGGAGTGCGAGGGAGTGAAAGGGGAATGAATGagtgaggagggagaggaaaaagcCTGTTTTGTCTTACTGATGGAACTGTTTGGGAGACcacttctccttttcctttttttttatagtcAGCTCAACCACTTTGGCATAAAATATCTATGTTGTGACGGCATTTCCAGAGAACTTAATCACACAGCCTCTGCAAATATTGACAGAAAGAAGATCAGATCTCATTTGTAATATTGGAAATACATAGAATTGGTCGACTGTAGCATGTCtaactgaaatgtgttgtgtaATGATACGTGATATCAAAAGAGACTGTAGatgtacatttgtttaaatttaatgGTACTAAAGTTAtagaatatatttatttctctctAATGCTAACATTAGTTGCAAATTTAGTAGTTTAACATGTAtgctctttctgttttattgcttcATATATATTTCACACATCAGAGTGGAAAGCAACAGGAAAGACTGGAGGAAGGAAGATGGCAGGTGTTGCAGTTTGAGAGTCACACTGAAATCTGTAATTAATTCATAGCGCTATAACTCATACTTTTGAATTCAGTCATTTATCAATAAAAACAGCTCACTGCAGagtactttaaatatttttatttagttttcagaTACAGACATACAAAATTCCAAGAGTATTTGGAGAAAACTACTGACAAAGATTCTTGTCCTGCaacctgctgtttgtgtttaatgttaGTCTTTGATCATCCATGCTACAATGCTCTATCCTCCCATGATCAGCGTGTTTTGTCGTTAAGATAATTGGTGCAATTAGTGCTTAAAACCCCTCCACTGTGCTTCTCATTCTAATGGTTCAGCCGAAAGAAAAATGGATTTAACATGTAATTGACACCATCCAACGAGGCCCTGAAGAGCCTTTCATAAGGCAGTGCAGATGGATATGAGCGTTAATCTCATTCACTCTATTGATTCTCACTCAGTGTTGAGTATTGAGTGGGATGAGTGGATGAGGGTCATACTAGCACTGACAATGAGTTGCTATGTAAATGCCATGAAGGTGAAATCATAAGGTAACTGTAGTAACAGCTTgaaacttttttgattttgcataagacaaaacaaaacaaattttaagtTGAACTACAACAACCTACGAGTCAAAGGATGAATATTTGCATATTCCCATATCTCCCTTTTTTATTGACACTGTAGAAGACTAAAACATCCATAGATAATTTTGGCAATGCAATATTTGTACCTGACTTTGATCATAAGACAGCAGAAAGTTCCTGCTTCTTCATGAGGTCACCTTCCCACAGCTGATTTAGGCTATCATGAACAGAAACATGTTGGCTTCCTTAGATGTTCATCCAGTTTGCTGGAGCCATCTGCACGCTGTGTGCTCATAGCTTTTATTGCTATCTAAGAAACACAGTGGTTTTGTTTAGAAGCCAAGTGATGGCGATTgccaaatgtactgtatatgttgcATGATCCTGATAGCTGCAGGGAAACCACACCACACGTAGACGTACCCTGTTGTTATATTGCTGAGCAAGTATGAGTAGACACTGTAATGAGCATTCTTCTTTAATTTGATGTTGTTTTGTGATTTCTTTAGAGATAAAGCATATTGAGAGTCTtggagtattttttttaaatatactgttACATTTGTTGATGTTTAACCTTATTGCTGTGTGAACCTTGGTTCTCAATCTAGGGCATCCTTCTTTTCCATAGTTTTTTCTTCTTACTGTGGCttaagattttaattttttggcACAAAGAACAGTACCCAAACTGAGAGCTCTTTGTGGAAGGACAGCGTCAGTGAATGGCATACCTGTCGAATGAGCTCTGTGTTAGTGAGAAATTGGCCAACAGGGTGTGACTGGGggaaaatgtgactgtgtttaCTCTGCTAATGACTAATGGTGTCAAGGTAAGAAAGTAGTCAGATTATAGCCTCTGATCCTCTTGTAGTTGTAACCTTTGACAGAGAGAGTAAGTAAAAGAGAGATAAAGATAGtgacacaataaataaacacacacagtgagaagtAATAAATATAAGTACAAAAAAATATTCCAGACAGTAAAATTCATATTAAAGCCATgtgaattaattttaaaacttgAATAGTTTCTGAAGTaatttttgtggttgtttttataTGCAGTAAAATTAAGAAATGGCCTTGATGCTGAGATAGCTGGGTTTGATGCTGTGAACTCAGAAACTCAGAAACCCTGGCAATCTTATATGCAGAATAGCCTGTTATTTTAAGATATGTACAAAGAGTATGTACATATCGGTGTTTGTTAGTGTCCATGCCAtgctaaagtgtgtgtgtgtgtgtgtgtgtgtgtgtgtgtgtgtgtgtgtgtgtgtgtgtgtgtgtgtgtgtgtgtgtgtgtgtgtgtgtgtgtgtgtgtgtgtgtgtgtgtgttttctctgtttatctGTGCTGACCCCCGGGGGGGACGGGTGGAGCTATTTGGGGAATTCCCCTTATATTCATAACCTGCCCTCCTGCACCAGCTTGTGTGTACTTACACCATCCAAAAATGCATCGCCCTCTGTATTAAGTAGAGAGAAGCACAGCGACAGATGTTTATTGAGCACTAAAGgagggaggtcagaggtcagactcAAAGCCAGACGGATTCCTGCTGACTGACACCACAGCAAGGTGGATGTTTGCTATGGGTTTGACAGACACACCTAAATTTTCAGTCTTCCTCACTGTGTTTCTTAATTACCTACCTGAATTTGAGCAATACATAAAAATTATAGACTTATAGTCGCATTTTATCTTGAACTTGCACTCTTGTTTTTATGAACAAAATGGTTGTGACAGTGACCATTAATTTTTATGTTCCGAGGCCTCAGTCCATACACTGGTAGCTTTCCAAAGAGCCTCCCTCCTCAGTCTCAGTATCAGTCTCTCAGAGCGGAATCACACCATATTCACATGTCTATTTGAACTGTGCTCTGATTGTTCCTAAATCACAATATTTTGATGGTCTTACAGAGGTGACAGACACAGGAAagagtgtgtctgtttgtgtatgcatgcatgtctgCTTTATGAAGGCCCATCCGTGTTTGGACAAGTGTGTATTTATGGGGTAGACACAGGTTAAAGTAGGGATTAAAGCTTCTGCACAGTTTAGTTTCTTTTGTGAGGGTGTAGCACTGCTGTTGCTGACCAGGATTCTAATTCTcttcaacaataaaaaaaaaaaagtttgcaaaCTTGTCTCTACAGATGTTCCtacttaaatgaaaacaaatgaaaagattACTTAAATGCTtcaaaaaatcaaaacagcaaTATTTTTTGGATAAAATTTGGTGGGTAATATGTTTCTCCTGGTTTGGATAACTGTAATGACTCTGGTTCAGCCCTGTAATGGGAGTCAGACTTGTAGTGCCTGTCACCCTCCCACTGATTTTCTGACAGCTTAGAGTTTTTACACTAAATTTAAATCTAACGTTTGTGCTACCACAAAAGTGCATCATTTAATGTGCACCAGTCACTTGTCAGTTATTGAAATGCAAGATCTCTGCCTTGGTCAGACGGTTCAGGCTTTTTTTACTGACTCTGAGTTCTCCTTACCCCATTGACTCTGTCTATGAACTTCCTATGCCTCAGTGAATTACAAAACAATATTAGGTATGATACCATTTGCCAGAAATAACAACAATGACATGGACAGTTATAGAATGGCCGACAGAATACATCATGGTCTTTACTGTAACCAAGATATTTATCATAACCCTAGTGGAGCCACTGTGGCTGTAGTGTCCTAGCAGTTCTAGCCAGGAATTCCCTTCATACACCTGAGACCTGTGCCTTCCCAGTAGTCCCCAACCCCTTCCCTTATTGCATTTCTAATAAATTCCCCCGTCATTATTGTCATATTGACGTGGCAGAGGAAGGTAATATTTTAACCCTCCAAAGCATTCCAAAAATAATACCAAGTTTGATTGTTTCACAGAGAAAGGCTATTGTGTATTCACAGGAAGCACCATAGTCCCGAGTTCTCTCAGCTGATTCTTTAAAATGATTGAAATTCTCTAGATACACACATATGTTTAGCAGTGGTATGCTGCCATCATCTGTATATAGTTTTCATTGTAGATCAAATGGAAACCACTAAATCTGGCCTAttagtgtatgtttttttattaagtgGAGGTATGAGCTGTGTTTCTTGAACAGCTAGACATGGTGTTTTTCTGAATTCATCTCACAGCTGAATGTTTCAtccatcaataaaaaaaaaaacccaaaaacaaaatgcacttTTGACGGCTTCCTTGttgttacagtttttttttagtttgtttgctCTCCATTAATTtcttgtacatgtgtgtgtggtacaaGAATGACTTATATGGCTTACAGCAGcataaatatgtacatttttatgtgtGAACATTTACCCCAAGTGACTTCTGTTGGATTAAAAGGTTAAAAAGTAGCTTAGCTCCTACACTGCAATCCAGTTATTATTCCCTACAGCAATGCTTGATGTTTGtcatgaaaacatataaaagtACAACTGAATTTGTAATCTCCTTGATTGCCTTTCAGATCTTCTATAAAGTCACCAGAGAGATTTTCCCCGGTGAGGAGCTGCTACTTTTCATGAAGGCTGAAGAGTATTCATGTGACAGCATGGCCCCTGATATTCATGGTGCGCaccacacacaaatgcacaaaaatacatatcTGTCCTATGTCAAGACCAGATGAACACATACCCATCACTTATATGCACAGATTGCTAATTTGTCTTGCTTCCACCATGCAGAGGAGAGGCAGTACCGCTGTGAGGACTGTGACCAGCACTTTGAGTCTCGTAACCAGCTGCTGGACCACCAGAAACAGCCATGTGGGAtgcccccctcctccttccttaACCCAGGTTTGACTCTTATTTTTAAATAGGTGTGCTATTTCCATGCCATTGTAAACAGTGCATACTGAAGAGTGACAAGAAGGATGTGTAGCTGGGCTGGGAGAATATGACACCTGTGATGTAAGGGCTTTGTTTCCCACTGAAACTGCTGAAATAAGATCATACAATAATGTACCATGGAAATAGgagttttaaaatacattaactgtgatttattttatgcaattttaaaaatacagaagtgatattacatttttttactttacactACTGCGCCAAAATGACTATTAATCCACAACAGTTCTTGCACTCTACATTACTCCATTTATATTGTAATACTGTAGGTTGTTGTATGTATGAACCAGATATTTTATGTAATTGTATATGAGTGGACAACGGACTTAGCCCTGTATGAATTTTACAAAAGCTCTCACATCCAAGGTAAACACAAAGACCACAACATTTTGGTAGTGTAGACTGTAAAAAGACAAGTAGGAGGTCTAATATATATCAAAGGATCCCAGCGACAGGAATGCTGCGGCTATGTGGTGTGCACCCGAAACATTCAGCTATTATAATCAGCATTAAAGTTGTATGTCAGGTATTCCAGTTCAGTGTAAATCAAACAGTCTTTTTGCTGTGCGTATTGCTTTACTTAATCCTCCCGCACAGGAGGAGACAGCGACTTAAAGGCCCAAGAACCTCAAGACCTGCGACCTCTCCACATGTCCCATGGGCTTCACGAGTGTAAAGAGTGTGACCAGGTCTTCCCTGATGTCCAGAGGTAAGTAGTcacataatatatttaaaaaataattttgtgatgTATATCTCTATAGTGCACATTGAGAGCAACAGATTTCTTGATGAGCTGataaattgttgttttgttttctgtttcctgtagTCTGGAGGCCCATGTTCTGTCCCACTCTGAGGAGAGGGAATATAAGTGTGACCAGTGTCCCAAGGCCTTCAACTGGAAATCAAACCTGATTCGTCATCAGATGTCGCATGACAGTGGCAAACACTATGAATGCGAAAACTGCTCAAAGGTAAAGTGATGACTTTTGAAGGTGCTATTGAGTCTCAGAgcattttatggttttatttctttgccCACGTCTGTtctatgtatgtgtatattttagGTGTATATTATTTATTGGAGAAGCAGATAATAActcctctgtgtgtctgtgtggttccTTCCCCCAGCAGGTGTTCACAGACCCCAGTAACCTTCAGAGGCACATCCGCTCACAGCATGTTGGTGCACGGGCCCACGCCTGCTCTGACTGTGGCAAGACATTCGCTACGTCTTCAGGCCTCAAGCAGCATAAGCACATCCACAGCAGTGTCAAGCCCTTCATGTGTAAGTCACTAAGACCCTACCTATGTAAGTCTCCTCAGTAcgttataataataataataataataatgataacatGCTTGTGACTTGTCTTTAGTAGAAAATCTgtgatgtttttgaaaaaatagACTTTTATCCTTCCTCAGCTCCATCTCGAGAGTCCTTCATATAATGTTTTACATGAAGTACACTTGAGATTATATAGCAGCTGTGTGgcagaaacatttattttaagacATTTGGTTATATCTGCATCAGCACTCTCGCACAGTGCTGATATGGTGATAACAGCATTTAAACGAGCATGTAATTTGACTCAGTCCCACTTGGTCTAACCTTACTGTTTCCTTTCACAGTGACCCAGCCTGACCTACTGTTAGCGCTTACGCTAATGTTTCTTTCTCAGTTGATTTCACTCATAAATGCACCCTTTTGTCTCTGCTCTTCAGTAAACACATGTTGGTCTTTTACACTTTCACCTCCTCCCACCACAGACCTCACCTCCTTCCTTTAAAGCAttatgacctttgaccctttgCCCCTTCTGTCATACCCTGACCCTGCAGAGTAAAGCATACAAGGTCACAGAAATCTGTCTCCATACGAAAAGCGCACACTTATTACACTGCTATCTCCTTTCCAATCAAGCTCACActaatacaaacaaacatgcatatgTATATGTAGGGAAGAGTAGCTGTATCTCCACTGCAGACCTCTGActcccctctttctcctctctccttctgccACATCCACCATTCCTCACAAATAGCAACCACATGTACTGCTCTCTTCCCTGTGCTCCCTCTGAATAGGAGTCCATTTGCTGTAATCAGCAGAAAATATGCaggtttaaaaacaactaaTGGCTGTGTAAAAAAAGACAGAGCCGCCTCAAACATGATAGTTGTCTGAGAgagtacgtgtgtgtgtctgaagtATTAGTTTAAGTGAATGCTCCAGAAGGACATGTACGTGTTTTGGACAGTATTGTGCTCTATGTACATGTGATTTTCTTGTTACgtgatgtgcatgtgtctcAGAGCTTCCCTGTGAAAGTGAAGTGACAATCAACTACTGCTTAGCCCCCATTCTCCTCTTATCATGGGTTCATAATATTTAGTTTACATTTATTAAGAGCTGATGAATACACATATGTAGTAAATGAAATCTTGTCATGCACGTTATTTGTCTGTAAATGTTGCAAGTACATAATTTATagtgcatttcttttttgtagttTGCTCCAGCAATGTTTGCTCACAATGTTTCAATCCCGTTTTAAAATTTGATGTATTTTCAGGCTTCATATATATACGGCCTACTTCACTGCAAATACCTACAGTTTGAGATCTATTTGATTTCTTTTAGTCAGGTGAAAGGTGTTCAgagctttcaggaaaaagcaggtatagacaatggatggatggaaaggtGTTCAGATGCAGAATCCAAATTTGTTCATGTGTTGCAGGACACTTGCACAATTTAAAGTGAGAAACATCATGTGCAAAATCAAAGGAATCCAGCTCTTCCAAATGTTTTcaactatattatatatatatatatatatatatatttacttacTCTTGGCTCAAGCATTCCCATTTGGCTATTCTCTAGGGTGTTTATTTAAATCTGTTTCCACAATACTTTTCTCGCACAGCTTCTTCATCTGCTTAAATTGCCTCTTGTGCACCTTGAGGCTGGAAGTCATCCAAAGTATGCAGAATTGTAATCACAGTGTGAACCTAACCACTTCCTTATCCTTGTTATGAAGCTCTAATAACAATGTGAGCAAAATCAATCATCCAGAGCTGCTTCCAACTGCTTTCTTAAATTATTGGATGATCAAAGTCTTATTGAACCATCAGCTGTGGTGTAGCTGATCTCCAAAATGTGGTGGTAGGGGCAACAAAGAGGGACACCTTCCCTGTTTTATAATCTCAATTTTTTTGTTACTAATATTAGatctgcaaaaaaaatgtatggGAAAACAATAGGTATTTGATTACTATAGCCTATTGTATATAATAAAGTTATCCTTAAGCAGTAGATAATAATGTATGTTGACAGATTAATAATGGTGGTAGATAATGTCAGACAGAGGGTTGTTCTGGGGACGGGTGTTgtcattgtactgtatgtctacCAGGGTCAGATagaatgacagacagacatacagggGCAGACTGTGGGAAGGTCACTTAGCACAGGATGACAGAGACCCAGCTATGGGGACAAGGTGAGGGGGCTGAGGGGGTGATGGGAGAGGCCTGGAGGGGGAAGAGGGAAGAGGGGCATTAGAGGACGTGAGACCTGTCCCTGGGAACCGGACTCCAGGATAGGATTCATTCAACTCCACTTCCTTCACAAACTTAAAATAGAGCCATTGTACTGCATGTGGTTGAgaatgcgtgtgtgtttgtgtatctgtatgtctgcatgcctgtgtgtctgtgtgattcagtttctctgtgtatgtgaaTATTTTGTGAATGTGCctacatgtgtctctgtgtgggtGTCTCTGTGTGCTTGTTTATGTACTCCCTGGGAGCGTccctgtgaggacaatggacCTGGAGATGCCTGGGAATTTGGTTTGATGTGCAGGTGATGAGTGGCAGCAGCTGACTCACACCATCAGTCAAAGAGACTCCTTTACAATGCCAGGATCTAGACACAACTCTCCTTCTTATTTTGCTGCAAAACTCTTCACAGGGTATTAATGGGAACACAAGCAAATCATCTATATGGCATTTCCTCTGCCTTAGTTTGAGCCAGCTTGAAGCATGTTAACTAGAGATGTCATATCAAGTGATGTTATCaagatattgtgtgtgtgtgggctggtGTGGATTACATACTAATACCTTCTATATTTGTCTCCATGTTCCTGCAGGTGAGGTATGCCACAAGTCCTACACTCAGTTCTCTAACCTGTGCCGCCACAAACGCATGCACGCTGACTGCCGCACACAGATCAAGTGCAAGGACTGTGGGCAGATGTTCAGTACCACATCCTCACTCAACAAGCACCGGCGCTTCTGTGAAGGCAAGAACCATTTCACAGCAGGGGGATTGTTTGCCCAGGGTGTGCCACTCCCTGGTGCCCCTGGATTGGACAAATCAGCTCTGGCAATGGGTCACAGCAGTGCTGGACTGGCTGATTACTTTGGGGCCAGTCGCCACCACGGTGGGCTAACTTTCCCTGCTGCTCCAGCATTCCCATTCAGCTTCCCTGGCCTCTTCCCCTCTGGACTCTACCATCGGCCACCACTTATTCCTGCTACCACTTCTCCTGTCAAACAACCAATCCATGCACCTGTTGCTGGGTCCGGTGCAGAGCTAAGTAAGAGTCCACTGCTGCCTACGAGTCCTGGCACTCAAGAGTCCAGAGAGCTCCTCAAAGCTCTTTGCAAGGATGGTGGTTCACATGGCAATCAGATGCCAGGCTCAGAGCTCCAGACCCAGAGTTCCTCATCCTTGACAAAGCAGCGAAACAAGCAGAGTGACCAGTCCGAGAGCAGCGATTTGGACGATGTCAGTACACCCAGCGGAAGTGATCTGGAGAGCACATCAGGCTCTGAGCTGGAGAGCGACATGGACAGTGAAAGGGAAAGGGGAGCTGCTCGAGAAAATGGCAAAGGCCCTAAGAGGAAGGCCAGTGAAGGAGGCCCCCAGAGCCCAAGCCTAACAGGCAGCAGTGCTGCTAGAGACTTTCCAGGGCCTTCTCTCATTCCATCCTCGCTGGACGAGCATACAGCTGTAACAGGGGCTGTGAATGACTCTATTAAGGCTATTGCCTCCATTGCTGAGAAGTACTTTGGCTCCACGGGGTTGGCTGGCCTGCAGGACAAGAAGGTCGGGTCTCTGCCCTATCCGTCCATGTTCCCACTGCCTTTCTTCCCAGCGTTCTCTCCCCCAGTTTACTCTTTCCCAGACAGGGATCTCAGACCTCCAGGCCTAAAGGGTGAGCCGCAGTCACCAGCAGATGACTGTAAAAAGGCCCAGGGTAAATCTTTATCTGAGTCACCATTTGACCTCACTACCAAGCGAAAGGAGGAGAAGCTGGCCTCTTTCACTCCCTCCAAACCAGAGGCCACCCACTCAATTGGTCAGGATCAGCCACTAGATCTGAGCCTGGGGACTAGGGGCCGTGGACGCAATCCAAAAGAAGAGGAGACAAAGAAGAACCTGGCTTATGAAGAGGAGAAGGGAGTGGTGGACATCCCAAAAGCAGACACCTCCTTGCAACATGCCAGGCCCACCCCTTTCTTCATGGACCCCATCTATAGGTATTGTTATTCCCAGTAGCTTACTTAGTTTTAATTCATGTGATTGTAGCAATTTCACAGCATGTGTAACAGTACAGTATAGGCAAACTACTCATGTAAAATGCACATGAAAACTATATTACACAAGAGCAtgaaaaaatattcaaactaCAAAACTGTAACTTCTGGTGTCttttactgtaattatttttaagtATAAGTGTACTGGTATTTGTTGCTGTGCATGCGTTAA contains these protein-coding regions:
- the mecom gene encoding histone-lysine N-methyltransferase MECOM isoform X9, giving the protein MRSKGRARKLATNDGDDEFIIYPSDILEDMCGSDGDPTHSSALAEDLTSPPLSDNEASPQHHLSLQHPSIFLPQEDLPIPLDFELRESTVPGGGLGIWSCRKVNIGERFGPYEGEHRPYLQDPTQGWKILDGSGHVKFCVDASKPDTGSWLKHIQFAPEDKQHNLTACQIDDQIFYKVTREIFPGEELLLFMKAEEYSCDSMAPDIHEERQYRCEDCDQHFESRNQLLDHQKQPCGMPPSSFLNPGGDSDLKAQEPQDLRPLHMSHGLHECKECDQVFPDVQSLEAHVLSHSEEREYKCDQCPKAFNWKSNLIRHQMSHDSGKHYECENCSKQVFTDPSNLQRHIRSQHVGARAHACSDCGKTFATSSGLKQHKHIHSSVKPFMCKSLRPYLCEVCHKSYTQFSNLCRHKRMHADCRTQIKCKDCGQMFSTTSSLNKHRRFCEGKNHFTAGGLFAQGVPLPGAPGLDKSALAMGHSSAGLADYFGASRHHGGLTFPAAPAFPFSFPGLFPSGLYHRPPLIPATTSPVKQPIHAPVAGSGAELSKSPLLPTSPGTQESRELLKALCKDGGSHGNQMPGSELQTQSSSSLTKQRNKQSDQSESSDLDDVSTPSGSDLESTSGSELESDMDSERERGAARENGKGPKRKASEGGPQSPSLTGSSAARDFPGPSLIPSSLDEHTAVTGAVNDSIKAIASIAEKYFGSTGLAGLQDKKVGSLPYPSMFPLPFFPAFSPPVYSFPDRDLRPPGLKGEPQSPADDCKKAQGKSLSESPFDLTTKRKEEKLASFTPSKPEATHSIGQDQPLDLSLGTRGRGRNPKEEETKKNLAYEEEKGVVDIPKADTSLQHARPTPFFMDPIYRVEKRRMSDPFETLKDKYMRPTPGFLFHPQMSAIENMAEKLETFGSLKPESGDLLRSVPSMFDFRAPPSALPETLLRKGKERYTCRYCGKIFPRSANLTRHLRTHTGEQPYRCKYCDRSFSISSNLQRHIRNIHNKEKPFKCHLCDRCFGQQTNLDRHLKKHENGNLSGTAMSSPQSELDSGSAILDDKEDSYFNEIRNFISNTGQNQTSPDPSEEGLNGGVFEEEKPLMASHGSRDLEDEEVEELGADEEEAEDTTNTSGKPGGEVLPSNLSEDVIQDEMDFTGPNDLNLNCKTSPRRYKDEEDQSSYSALDHIRHFSGLRKLEESELSDGDGDEDDGSFGSPSLTEAVKQPLFRKSKSQAYAMMLSLAEKDSLHPATHTPATMWHSLARAAAESSAIQSLSHV
- the mecom gene encoding histone-lysine N-methyltransferase MECOM isoform X11; amino-acid sequence: MRSKGRARKLATNDGDDEFIIYPSDILEDMCGSDGDPTHSSALAEDLTSPPLSDNEASPQHHLSLQHPSIFLPQEDLPIPLDFELRESTVPGGGLGIWSCRKVNIGERFGPYEGEHRPYLQDPTQGWKILDGSGHVKFCVDASKPDTGSWLKHIQFAPEDKQHNLTACQIDDQIFYKVTREIFPGEELLLFMKAEEYSCDSMAPDIHEERQYRCEDCDQHFESRNQLLDHQKQPCGMPPSSFLNPGGDSDLKAQEPQDLRPLHMSHGLHECKECDQVFPDVQSLEAHVLSHSEEREYKCDQCPKAFNWKSNLIRHQMSHDSGKHYECENCSKQVFTDPSNLQRHIRSQHVGARAHACSDCGKTFATSSGLKQHKHIHSSVKPFMCEVCHKSYTQFSNLCRHKRMHADCRTQIKCKDCGQMFSTTSSLNKHRRFCEGKNHFTAGGLFAQGVPLPGAPGLDKSALAMGHSSAGLADYFGASRHHGGLTFPAAPAFPFSFPGLFPSGLYHRPPLIPATTSPVKQPIHAPVAGSGAELSKSPLLPTSPGTQESRELLKALCKDGGSHGNQMPGSELQTQSSSSLTKQRNKQSDQSESSDLDDVSTPSGSDLESTSGSELESDMDSERERGAARENGKGPKRKASEGGPQSPSLTGSSAARDFPGPSLIPSSLDEHTAVTGAVNDSIKAIASIAEKYFGSTGLAGLQDKKVGSLPYPSMFPLPFFPAFSPPVYSFPDRDLRPPGLKGEPQSPADDCKKAQGKSLSESPFDLTTKRKEEKLASFTPSKPEATHSIGQDQPLDLSLGTRGRGRNPKEEETKKNLAYEEEKGVVDIPKADTSLQHARPTPFFMDPIYRVEKRRMSDPFETLKDKYMRPTPGFLFHPQMSAIENMAEKLETFGSLKPESGDLLRSVPSMFDFRAPPSALPETLLRKGKERYTCRYCGKIFPRSANLTRHLRTHTGEQPYRCKYCDRSFSISSNLQRHIRNIHNKEKPFKCHLCDRCFGQQTNLDRHLKKHENGNLSGTAMSSPQSELDSGSAILDDKEDSYFNEIRNFISNTGQNQTSPDPSEEGLNGGVFEEEKPLMASHGSRDLEDEEVEELGADEEEAEDTTNTSGKPGGEVLPSNLSEDVIQDEMDFTGPNDLNLNCKTSPRRYKDEEDQSSYSALDHIRHFSGLRKLEESELSDGDGDEDDGSFGSPSLTEAVKQPLFRKSKSQAYAMMLSLAEKDSLHPATHTPATMWHSLARAAAESSAIQSLSHV
- the mecom gene encoding histone-lysine N-methyltransferase MECOM isoform X3, encoding MRSKGRARKLATNDGDDEFIIYPSDILEDMCGSDGDPTHSSALAEDLTSPPLSDNEASPQHHLSLQHPSIFLPQEDLPIPLDFELRESTVPGGGLGIWSCRKVNIGERFGPYEGEHRPYLQDPTQGWKILDGSGHVKFCVDASKPDTGSWLKHIQFAPEDKQHNLTACQIDDQIFYKVTREIFPGEELLLFMKAEEYSCDSMAPDIHEERQYRCEDCDQHFESRNQLLDHQKQPCGMPPSSFLNPGGDSDLKAQEPQDLRPLHMSHGLHECKECDQVFPDVQSLEAHVLSHSEEREYKCDQCPKAFNWKSNLIRHQMSHDSGKHYECENCSKVFTDPSNLQRHIRSQHVGARAHACSDCGKTFATSSGLKQHKHIHSSVKPFMCKSLRPYLCEVCHKSYTQFSNLCRHKRMHADCRTQIKCKDCGQMFSTTSSLNKHRRFCEGKNHFTAGGLFAQGVPLPGAPGLDKSALAMGHSSAGLADYFGASRHHGGLTFPAAPAFPFSFPGLFPSGLYHRPPLIPATTSPVKQPIHAPVAGSGAELSKSPLLPTSPGTQESRELLKALCKDGGSHGNQMPGSELQTQSSSSLTKQRNKQSDQSESSDLDDVSTPSGSDLESTSGSELESDMDSERERGAARENGKGPKRKASEGGPQSPSLTGSSAARDFPGPSLIPSSLDEHTAVTGAVNDSIKAIASIAEKYFGSTGLAGLQDKKVGSLPYPSMFPLPFFPAFSPPVYSFPDRDLRPPGLKGEPQSPADDCKKAQGKSLSESPFDLTTKRKEEKLASFTPSKPEATHSIGQDQPLDLSLGTRGRGRNPKEEETKKNLAYEEEKGVVDIPKADTSLQHARPTPFFMDPIYSRVEKRRMSDPFETLKDKYMRPTPGFLFHPQFRLPDQRTWMSAIENMAEKLETFGSLKPESGDLLRSVPSMFDFRAPPSALPETLLRKGKERYTCRYCGKIFPRSANLTRHLRTHTGEQPYRCKYCDRSFSISSNLQRHIRNIHNKEKPFKCHLCDRCFGQQTNLDRHLKKHENGNLSGTAMSSPQSELDSGSAILDDKEDSYFNEIRNFISNTGQNQTSPDPSEEGLNGGVFEEEKPLMASHGSRDLEDEEVEELGADEEEAEDTTNTSGKPGGEVLPSNLSEDVIQDEMDFTGPNDLNLNCKTSPRRYKDEEDQSSYSALDHIRHFSGLRKLEESELSDGDGDEDDGSFGSPSLTEAVKQPLFRKSKSQAYAMMLSLAEKDSLHPATHTPATMWHSLARAAAESSAIQSLSHV